The genomic interval GACCTCGACACGCCCCGGACTCGTACGCCGCCGCCCCGGTCAGCATCGAGTCCTGCTCCGGGATAGCGGTCCAGGCGGCCCGGGTTACGGGGCCGGGAGCAGGTCCTTCGCCACCAGTTTGCCGTGCGCGGCGCAGACCCGGTAGACGTCCAGCCGAGGCTGGAGCACATCCCCGTGCGAGCGGTAGTACCGGCAGTCGGCGCCGGCCGGACTCGACAGTGGATCCGGATCCGGCGGCTCCAGCATCTCGCGGCGGGGCAGCAGCGGGAGCGCGCTGGCCCAGTCCTGCCCGACCCGCAGTTCGGCGTACCGGTCGGGGCTGAGTACCGAGTTGCTGGTCGCGTAGAGGTAGTAGCCAAGGGCGGCACCGCCGAGCGTTCCGGCGAACGCGGCCAGCACCATCGTCGCCGCGACCAGTCCCCGCCGGGCCTCCCGGTGCACCCGGCGCCGCCGGTCGGCGGCCGACCCGACCGGCGGGACCACGCCGGACGGCACCGGATCCGGCAGCGCCGCCGCCCGGGAGCCGCCGACCTGACCGGGCGGTCGGGCTTGGCCAGGCGGTAGGGGCTGACCGGACAGTCGGGCCACCACCTCGAAACCGCCGTCCCGCGCGCCGGTGTGCAGCGTGCCGCCGGCGAGCCGTACCCGCTCGCGGAGCCCGACCAGGCCGCGCCCACCCCCGACCGGGACCGGAGCGGGCCGCTGTGCCGTCGGCGGCCGGGCATTCGTCACGGCCACCAGCACCGTCCCGGTGTCGTCGACGTCGAGCCGTACGCTCACCGCCGCGCCGGGCGCGTACTTGTTGGCGTTGGTCAGCGACTCCCGCACCACCCGGTAGACGGTCCGCCCCACCAGCGGCGGAAGCGGTTCGGCCGGGCGCCTGTCGTGCAGTTCCACCGGCATACCGGCCGCCCGCGCCCGGTGCACCATATCGGCGACATCTCCGGTCTCGGCCCGCAACGCCGAACGGGCCGTCGA from Plantactinospora sp. BC1 carries:
- a CDS encoding sensor histidine kinase, coding for MRPVAQADRFGSGRWRYRALLLDVLLWASLAAPVGWSWTGHRAYPLGLLLGGLAVWGGAVAAGRRLPLVPLFAVVLLCALDGNYSLGLPLVSYLLGRRTDSTWPAAASYSALAVFGTPLVLSWSGFVDWATMAGALVYAGLFPWLVGRYRRQQRALVAAGWEQAEQLEREQRMLTREVRLRERARIAEEMHDSLGHELSLLALRAGALEVSADLDERTRAVAGQLRAGAAAATGQLRDIIDVLRDDADPTGASSPAEPESGLEPGRGSGAGSTARSALRAETGDVADMVHRARAAGMPVELHDRRPAEPLPPLVGRTVYRVVRESLTNANKYAPGAAVSVRLDVDDTGTVLVAVTNARPPTAQRPAPVPVGGGRGLVGLRERVRLAGGTLHTGARDGGFEVVARLSGQPLPPGQARPPGQVGGSRAAALPDPVPSGVVPPVGSAADRRRRVHREARRGLVAATMVLAAFAGTLGGAALGYYLYATSNSVLSPDRYAELRVGQDWASALPLLPRREMLEPPDPDPLSSPAGADCRYYRSHGDVLQPRLDVYRVCAAHGKLVAKDLLPAP